A single region of the Lysinibacillus sp. B2A1 genome encodes:
- the ptsP gene encoding phosphoenolpyruvate--protein phosphotransferase: protein MLEIQGIAVSDGISFAKAYCLKDPDLSFEKVTVLDVQEELERFKAAMGKAKKELQEIYEIAQGKFGADKAAIFAAHLLVIEDPEMIAAVESKILAGVNAESALDEVANMYIEMFEGIDNIYMQERVADIRDVSKRILGHLLGIEMVDINRLTSEVIIVAEDLTPSMTAMLDTKYVKGFITDIGGKTSHSAILARTLEIPAVVGTKNATQVIQQGTLIILDGTNGKIIVNPTSEVFSFYKQLHTQHIAACEELLQYRSLASCSADGYAVEIAGNIGKPEDVKMILNAGGDGVGLFRTEFLYMGRQELPSEEEQFQAYKSVLEKMQGKPTIVRTLDIGGDKHLPYLQLPAEMNPFLGYRAIRISLTQHDIFRVQLRALLRAGAYGHLKIMFPMIATLDEFLRAKAMLLEEQQHLKNNGYLVAENVELGIMIEIPSAAIIADIFAKEVDFFSIGTNDLIQYTLAADRMNENVSYLYQPYHPAVLRLIKNVIVAAHQQGKWVGMCGEMAADEIAIPILLGLGLNEFSMSASSILKTRAHIAKLSKQQLVLHIERILLLSTADEVKAYVQRHLSP from the coding sequence ATGCTAGAAATACAGGGAATAGCTGTGTCTGATGGCATTAGTTTTGCAAAGGCATATTGTTTAAAGGATCCAGATTTATCGTTTGAAAAAGTAACTGTATTGGATGTACAAGAAGAACTAGAACGATTCAAGGCAGCTATGGGGAAGGCAAAAAAGGAGCTTCAAGAGATTTACGAAATTGCTCAGGGCAAATTTGGTGCAGACAAGGCAGCGATTTTTGCAGCACATTTATTAGTGATAGAAGATCCAGAAATGATTGCAGCAGTTGAGTCGAAAATTCTAGCAGGTGTGAATGCAGAGTCTGCCTTAGATGAAGTGGCAAATATGTATATCGAGATGTTTGAGGGAATAGACAATATTTATATGCAGGAGCGAGTGGCAGATATCAGAGATGTCTCTAAACGAATATTAGGGCATTTGCTTGGCATTGAAATGGTAGATATCAATCGTTTAACCTCTGAGGTTATAATCGTTGCAGAAGATTTAACACCCTCTATGACAGCGATGCTAGATACGAAGTATGTAAAGGGATTTATAACGGATATAGGCGGTAAAACATCGCATTCTGCTATACTTGCACGAACATTAGAGATTCCAGCGGTGGTAGGAACTAAAAATGCTACACAAGTCATTCAACAAGGAACTTTAATTATTTTAGATGGCACAAACGGCAAAATTATTGTGAACCCAACCTCAGAAGTATTCAGCTTTTACAAGCAACTGCACACACAGCACATAGCAGCGTGTGAAGAGCTTCTTCAGTACCGTTCTTTGGCAAGTTGTAGCGCGGATGGATATGCTGTAGAAATAGCTGGTAATATTGGCAAACCAGAGGATGTAAAAATGATTCTAAATGCTGGTGGTGATGGTGTAGGTCTTTTTCGAACGGAATTTTTATATATGGGACGTCAGGAGCTACCTTCAGAGGAGGAGCAGTTTCAAGCTTATAAAAGTGTACTTGAGAAAATGCAGGGAAAGCCAACGATTGTTCGAACTTTAGATATCGGTGGTGATAAGCATCTGCCTTATTTACAACTACCAGCAGAAATGAACCCTTTTCTTGGTTATCGAGCCATTCGAATTAGCTTAACACAGCACGATATTTTCCGCGTACAGCTTCGTGCATTATTAAGGGCAGGTGCCTATGGTCATTTAAAGATAATGTTTCCAATGATTGCAACTTTGGATGAATTTCTAAGAGCAAAAGCGATGCTTCTGGAGGAACAGCAGCATTTAAAAAATAATGGCTATTTAGTCGCTGAAAATGTAGAGCTTGGCATAATGATTGAAATCCCATCAGCAGCCATTATAGCGGACATTTTTGCTAAGGAAGTAGATTTTTTTTCAATTGGCACAAATGATTTAATTCAATACACATTAGCGGCAGATCGCATGAATGAAAATGTGTCTTATTTATACCAACCATACCATCCAGCCGTTTTAAGATTAATAAAAAATGTTATTGTTGCAGCCCATCAGCAAGGTAAATGGGTAGGTATGTGTGGAGAAATGGCGGCAGATGAAATAGCCATACCAATTTTACTAGGATTGGGATTAAATGAGTTTTCAATGAGTGCCTCCTCTATTCTAAAAACGAGAGCGCATATTGCTAAGCTTTCAAAGCAGCAATTAGTGCTACACATTGAGCGCATTTTATTACTCTCTACAGCAGATGAGGTGAAGGCGTATGTTCAAAGACACTTAAGTCCTTGA